In candidate division WOR-3 bacterium, the following proteins share a genomic window:
- a CDS encoding ATP-dependent Clp protease ATP-binding subunit, protein MQERFTERVRKILHLAHDEALKFKNNFIGTEHLLLAMIKEGEGVGAMVLINLGIELNELRKNIESSIRTGPGGKIDVPFSNESRVCLNYAMEEAKNFGHSYVGTEHLLLGIIRTPESLGAQVLESVGVDYETVKNEIIQLLRPEGVMTSKARGKQRGSALDLFSRDLTQLAREEKLDPIIGRENEIERVIQVLSRRKKNNPVLVGEAGVGKTAIAEGLAQDIIASNVPDSLKNKRVVALDMASVVAGTKYRGQFEERLKAVINEVTRNKDVILFIDELHTIVGAGAAEGAIDASSILKPALARGEIQCVGATTLEDYRRYIEKNGALERRFQPIMVNPPTVQETINILQGLRKKYEDHHQITYTDEALDAAARLSNRYITDRFLPDKAIDVIDESGAKVKLSKIVKNDETAALEMKINEIKVRKEKLVAEQKFEQAAHLRDEQRKLTDALQQQNKTTATIRPTVNEEDVAFIVSRWTGIPVSRIEEGESKRLLKMEEELKKKIVSQNEAISAIAKAVRRSRAGVKDPRRPIGSFIFLGPTGVGKTELARRLAEFLFGDINSLISLDMSEFMEKFNVSRLIGAPPGYVGYEEGGQLTEKVRRKPYSVVLFDEIEKAHPDVFNILLQILEDGQLTDSYGRRVDFKNTVVIMTSNIGTAEIKRSDGIGFMKVDDAVSYEKMKIRLMEEVRKLFSPEFLNRIDEIIVFKKLSKDDMKQIIEILIQEVEERLREKNMRLELDETSKELLVETGFDAEFGARPLKRIIRKLIEDPLSEEILKGNIKEGKRIKLVRSGEKIEFTQK, encoded by the coding sequence TTGCAGGAGAGATTCACCGAGCGGGTGAGGAAAATATTACACCTTGCTCATGACGAAGCATTGAAATTCAAAAACAACTTTATTGGCACCGAGCACCTCTTGCTGGCCATGATAAAAGAAGGCGAAGGTGTTGGTGCCATGGTTTTAATAAATTTAGGCATCGAACTCAACGAGTTGCGAAAGAATATCGAGAGTTCCATCCGTACCGGGCCCGGTGGCAAGATAGATGTTCCTTTCAGTAACGAATCGAGAGTATGCCTTAACTACGCGATGGAAGAAGCAAAGAATTTCGGCCATTCCTATGTCGGCACCGAACACCTACTGCTTGGTATTATCAGAACGCCAGAGAGTCTTGGCGCGCAGGTGCTTGAATCTGTTGGGGTCGACTACGAGACTGTCAAGAACGAGATCATCCAGCTCTTGAGACCTGAAGGCGTCATGACCAGCAAAGCACGCGGCAAGCAGAGGGGTTCAGCACTCGACCTTTTCTCCCGAGACCTGACCCAGCTTGCGCGTGAAGAGAAACTGGATCCGATCATCGGTCGCGAGAATGAGATCGAGAGGGTCATCCAGGTATTATCCCGACGCAAGAAGAATAATCCCGTCCTCGTCGGTGAGGCCGGTGTCGGTAAAACCGCAATCGCCGAAGGTCTTGCCCAGGATATCATCGCGAGCAATGTCCCGGATTCCTTGAAGAATAAAAGGGTGGTCGCATTGGATATGGCGTCGGTCGTTGCCGGCACGAAATACCGGGGGCAGTTCGAAGAGCGGCTGAAGGCAGTCATCAACGAGGTGACGCGTAACAAGGATGTCATACTCTTCATAGATGAACTGCACACCATCGTCGGAGCCGGAGCTGCCGAGGGCGCCATCGATGCATCGAGCATACTGAAACCAGCATTGGCAAGGGGAGAAATCCAGTGTGTTGGCGCAACTACCCTGGAGGATTACCGCCGCTACATCGAGAAAAATGGGGCCCTGGAGCGCCGTTTTCAACCCATAATGGTAAACCCGCCAACGGTTCAGGAAACGATCAATATTCTACAGGGATTGCGAAAGAAGTATGAGGACCATCACCAGATAACATATACGGATGAAGCGTTGGATGCCGCTGCTCGTCTATCCAATCGGTACATCACTGATAGATTCCTGCCCGATAAAGCAATCGACGTCATCGATGAGTCAGGTGCCAAGGTGAAACTATCGAAGATAGTGAAGAATGACGAAACCGCCGCGCTGGAAATGAAAATTAATGAGATAAAGGTCAGGAAGGAGAAACTGGTAGCCGAGCAGAAATTTGAACAAGCTGCCCATCTGCGTGATGAACAGAGAAAACTGACCGATGCATTACAGCAGCAAAACAAGACCACCGCCACTATTCGGCCTACCGTGAACGAGGAGGATGTTGCCTTCATAGTCTCGCGCTGGACAGGTATTCCAGTCTCAAGGATCGAAGAAGGGGAATCCAAGAGACTACTCAAAATGGAAGAAGAGCTGAAAAAGAAGATCGTCAGCCAGAACGAGGCAATTTCGGCAATAGCAAAGGCTGTCAGACGCAGTCGAGCAGGGGTCAAGGATCCCAGAAGACCTATCGGCTCATTCATCTTTCTGGGGCCAACCGGCGTGGGCAAGACTGAACTTGCCAGAAGGTTAGCCGAATTCCTTTTTGGTGATATCAATTCGTTGATAAGTCTCGATATGTCCGAATTCATGGAAAAATTCAATGTTTCGCGTCTAATTGGCGCACCCCCAGGATACGTTGGTTACGAAGAAGGCGGCCAGCTGACAGAGAAAGTGAGAAGAAAGCCGTATTCGGTAGTCCTTTTTGACGAAATCGAAAAGGCACATCCGGATGTCTTCAACATTCTGCTCCAGATACTGGAGGATGGCCAATTGACGGATTCGTATGGCCGGCGCGTTGATTTCAAAAACACGGTTGTTATCATGACCTCAAATATCGGCACTGCTGAGATCAAGAGGAGCGATGGCATCGGCTTCATGAAAGTCGATGATGCGGTTTCATACGAGAAAATGAAGATTCGGCTCATGGAAGAGGTCAGGAAGCTTTTCTCGCCGGAGTTCCTCAACCGTATCGACGAAATAATTGTCTTTAAGAAACTGAGTAAGGACGATATGAAGCAAATCATTGAAATTCTCATACAGGAAGTGGAAGAGAGACTCCGTGAGAAGAATATGAGATTGGAACTGGATGAAACAAGCAAGGAACTGCTCGTTGAAACGGGATTCGACGCTGAATTCGGCGCCCGTCCGCTGAAAAGAATCATTAGAAAATTAATCGAAGACCCGCTTTCAGAAGAGATCCTCAAAGGAAACATCAAAGAGGGTAAACGTATTAAACTCGTGAGGTCGGGAGAAAAGATCGAGTTCACGCAGAAATGA